A single window of Flavobacterium aestivum DNA harbors:
- a CDS encoding NAD(P)H-dependent oxidoreductase, producing the protein MSNFLNNQNWRYATKKFDATKKVSAEDLNTLKEAIRMSSSSYGLQPYKVIIVENPELRAQLQPAAWGQSQIVDASHLFIFANDTNVGDDAIDELLRAMSITRETPIEALAGYGDFMKSKISTLEPEVKNIWTSKQTYLALGNLLNAAAELKIDVTPMEGFVPAQVNEILGLDKLNLNASLIATVGYRHEEDATQFYKKVRKSQEDLFITL; encoded by the coding sequence ATGAGCAATTTTTTAAACAACCAAAACTGGAGATACGCAACTAAGAAATTTGATGCTACTAAAAAAGTTTCCGCTGAAGATTTAAACACCTTAAAAGAAGCTATCCGAATGAGTTCATCTTCATACGGATTACAACCATACAAAGTTATTATTGTAGAAAATCCTGAATTAAGAGCCCAATTACAACCAGCAGCTTGGGGACAATCACAAATAGTAGATGCTTCACATTTATTCATTTTTGCTAATGACACCAACGTTGGAGATGATGCAATCGATGAATTATTAAGAGCAATGAGTATTACCAGAGAAACTCCGATCGAAGCATTGGCAGGTTATGGTGATTTCATGAAATCTAAAATCTCTACTTTGGAACCAGAAGTAAAAAATATTTGGACATCAAAACAAACCTATTTAGCCTTAGGTAATTTATTGAATGCTGCAGCCGAACTTAAAATAGACGTAACACCTATGGAAGGATTTGTTCCAGCACAAGTAAACGAAATACTAGGATTAGACAAACTTAATCTTAATGCTTCATTAATTGCAACTGTAGGATACCGTCATGAAGAGGATGCTACTCAATTTTACAAAAAAGTTAGAAAATCACAAGAAGACTTATTTATCACTTTATAA
- a CDS encoding MarR family winged helix-turn-helix transcriptional regulator, with the protein MKIEDVLKSTVEYSKSTKVILNLLYTQTVINDSFNEIIKPYDISGEQYNVLRILRGQKGHPANMCIIQERMLARTSNTTRLVDKLLLKDLVTRNVCPENRRKIEVLITQKGLDLLTELDPKVKEHEEIFSKNLNDDELINLNTLLEKYRTK; encoded by the coding sequence ATGAAGATTGAAGATGTGTTAAAAAGTACTGTTGAATATAGCAAATCAACAAAAGTGATTTTAAATTTATTGTATACACAAACAGTCATAAACGACAGTTTTAATGAAATTATTAAACCTTATGATATTTCAGGGGAACAATATAACGTTTTACGAATATTAAGAGGGCAAAAAGGACATCCGGCCAATATGTGTATCATACAAGAACGCATGCTAGCCAGAACAAGCAATACAACCCGATTGGTCGATAAATTATTATTAAAAGACTTAGTCACACGTAATGTCTGTCCTGAAAACAGAAGAAAAATAGAAGTTTTAATTACACAAAAAGGTCTGGATTTATTAACTGAACTAGACCCCAAAGTAAAAGAACACGAAGAAATCTTCTCTAAAAATTTGAATGACGATGAATTAATAAATTTAAATACCTTATTAGAAAAATATCGAACTAAATAA
- a CDS encoding YceI family protein — translation MKNLKSIALAFVVALSTLTVTAQTKKVNASKSTLNWVGKKVTGEHSGTVALKSGALVFKKNVLKGGTFTVDMTSINATDLSGEYQGKLNGHLKADDFFGTEKYPTSTLVFKTIADKGNGVYTVTADLTIKAKTNPITFDITVKGDTATTALKIDRTKYDIKYGSKSFFEGLGDKTIYDDFDLAVNLKF, via the coding sequence ATGAAAAATTTAAAATCAATTGCATTAGCATTCGTAGTAGCTTTATCTACATTAACAGTAACTGCACAAACTAAAAAAGTAAATGCTTCTAAAAGTACACTTAACTGGGTTGGAAAAAAAGTAACAGGTGAGCATTCTGGAACTGTTGCCCTAAAAAGCGGCGCATTAGTTTTCAAAAAAAATGTATTAAAAGGAGGAACTTTTACTGTTGATATGACTTCAATCAATGCGACAGATTTAAGTGGAGAATACCAAGGAAAATTAAACGGTCACTTGAAAGCTGATGATTTCTTCGGAACTGAAAAATACCCTACTTCTACTTTAGTTTTCAAAACTATTGCTGACAAAGGAAATGGAGTTTATACAGTTACTGCAGATTTAACAATCAAAGCAAAAACAAATCCAATTACTTTTGACATCACTGTAAAAGGAGATACTGCAACTACAGCATTGAAAATTGACAGAACTAAATACGATATCAAATACGGTTCAAAAAGTTTCTTCGAAGGTTTAGGAGACAAAACTATCTATGATGATTTTGACTTAGCTGTAAACTTGAAATTCTAA